One segment of Trichlorobacter ammonificans DNA contains the following:
- a CDS encoding YraN family protein: MDTRLDNRETGRLGEEIATAFLTARGYRILERNFRCKGGEVDIVARAPGSGCLVFAEVKARRGVQFGLPQQAVTPFKQRQLSKAALTWLAQNRQQGRDARFDVVAVLLSPDGNHRVEQIENAFELAY; encoded by the coding sequence ATGGACACGCGGCTCGACAACAGGGAAACCGGCAGGTTGGGAGAAGAGATCGCCACGGCGTTCCTCACCGCCCGCGGCTACCGTATTCTGGAACGAAACTTCCGCTGCAAAGGGGGCGAGGTGGATATCGTGGCCCGCGCACCGGGAAGCGGCTGCCTAGTCTTTGCCGAGGTGAAAGCCCGCCGTGGCGTGCAGTTCGGCCTGCCGCAGCAGGCGGTGACCCCCTTCAAGCAACGGCAGCTATCCAAGGCAGCGCTGACCTGGCTGGCACAAAACCGCCAGCAGGGGAGGGATGCCCGGTTCGACGTGGTTGCCGTGCTGCTCTCCCCTGACGGTAATCATCGGGTGGAGCAGATCGAAAATGCTTTTGAGCTGGCCTACTGA
- a CDS encoding succinate dehydrogenase cytochrome b subunit produces MFSTSIGRKIVMAVTGCCMLLFSIVHLLGNSSIFAGAAGLNSYAQHLHSLPLPIIMAFRAVMLAVFVVHVLYGIQLTIENRTATPTGYAVKAQRKTTFASENMIWTGLLLFVFIVFHLLHFTFRVTPGLTLTSDAAGHFNVFAMVASSFSTFAGAGIYVAAMVVLFLHLYHGIQSFFQTMGWNCDCSQPAITKLGMVVALILLFGYVSIPLSIFFGILKG; encoded by the coding sequence ATGTTCAGTACATCCATTGGCAGAAAGATCGTGATGGCAGTGACAGGGTGCTGCATGCTCCTGTTTTCCATCGTCCATCTGCTCGGTAACAGCTCCATCTTTGCCGGCGCAGCGGGCTTGAACTCCTACGCCCAGCACCTGCACAGCCTGCCGTTGCCGATCATCATGGCCTTCCGGGCGGTCATGCTGGCCGTGTTCGTGGTCCATGTGCTCTATGGTATCCAGCTCACCATCGAGAACCGTACGGCAACCCCCACCGGCTATGCCGTCAAGGCACAGCGCAAGACCACCTTTGCCAGTGAAAACATGATCTGGACCGGACTGCTGCTGTTCGTGTTCATCGTGTTCCATCTGCTGCATTTCACCTTCCGGGTAACCCCGGGCCTGACCCTGACCAGCGATGCCGCCGGCCACTTCAACGTGTTCGCCATGGTGGCCTCCAGCTTCTCCACCTTTGCCGGTGCCGGCATCTACGTTGCCGCCATGGTGGTGCTGTTCCTGCACCTCTACCACGGCATCCAGAGCTTCTTCCAGACCATGGGCTGGAACTGTGACTGCAGCCAGCCGGCCATCACCAAGCTGGGTATGGTGGTCGCACTGATCCTGCTCTTTGGGTACGTTTCCATCCCGCTGTCTATATTCTTCGGAATTTTGAAAGGTTAA
- a CDS encoding fumarate reductase/succinate dehydrogenase flavoprotein subunit encodes MILDGKCPTGPIEKTWDKHRFDLKLVNPANKRKYTVIMVGTGLAGGAAAASLGELGYNVMAFCYQDSPRRAHSIAAQGGINAAKNYPNDGDSIYRLFYDTIKGGDFRAREADVWRLAQVSNNIIDQCVAQGVPFARDYAGYLDNRSFGGAQVSRTFYARGQTGQQLLLGAYSALSRQIKAGTVKMYNRREMLDLVVVDGVARGITCRNLVTGEIESYAADAVCLATGGYVNVFYLSTNAMGCSVTAGWKAAKKGAFFANPCYTQIHPTCIPQAGDYQSKLTLMSESLRNDGRCWVPKKKEDLAKHPSEIPEEDRDYYLERKYPSFGNLAPRDIASRAAKEQCDDGRGVGPGGRGVYLDFAASIKRVGEHTIKERYGNLFEMYEKITAEDAYKRPMRMYPAPHYSMGGLWVDYNLMSNIPGLFVLGEANFSVHGANRLGASALMQGLADGYFVIPYTIGGYLASVKPAGTSTDHAEFKKSVEDVKAEQDKLLSINGKKTVTEFMRELGSLMWENCGMARSKESLEENLTKIPALREEFWQNVKVTGSGAEFNQQLENAGRTADFLEFGELLCRDALHREESCGGHFRVEHQYDDGEAMRNDADFCYVGAWEYKGKDKEPELHKEPLKFENVHLAVRSYK; translated from the coding sequence GTGATTCTTGATGGAAAATGTCCAACCGGACCTATTGAAAAGACCTGGGACAAGCACCGCTTTGATCTGAAGCTGGTCAACCCGGCCAACAAGCGTAAATACACCGTCATCATGGTGGGTACCGGCCTTGCCGGTGGTGCCGCCGCCGCCTCCCTCGGGGAGCTGGGCTACAACGTCATGGCGTTCTGCTATCAGGACAGCCCGCGCCGCGCCCACTCCATCGCAGCGCAGGGCGGTATCAACGCTGCCAAGAACTATCCCAACGACGGCGACTCCATCTACCGCCTCTTCTACGACACCATCAAGGGTGGCGACTTCCGCGCCCGTGAAGCCGACGTCTGGCGTCTGGCCCAGGTGTCCAACAACATCATCGACCAGTGCGTGGCCCAGGGCGTGCCCTTTGCCCGCGACTACGCCGGCTACCTGGACAACCGCTCCTTCGGCGGCGCCCAGGTGTCCCGTACCTTCTACGCCCGCGGCCAGACCGGTCAGCAGCTGCTGCTGGGTGCCTACTCCGCCCTGTCCCGCCAGATCAAGGCCGGCACGGTGAAGATGTACAACCGTCGCGAGATGCTGGACCTGGTGGTGGTGGACGGCGTTGCCCGCGGCATCACCTGCCGCAACTTGGTGACCGGCGAGATCGAGTCCTATGCAGCCGATGCCGTCTGTCTGGCCACCGGCGGCTACGTCAACGTTTTCTACCTCTCCACCAACGCCATGGGCTGCTCGGTGACCGCCGGCTGGAAGGCCGCCAAGAAGGGCGCTTTCTTCGCCAACCCCTGCTACACCCAGATTCACCCCACCTGTATTCCCCAGGCCGGCGACTACCAGTCCAAGCTGACCCTCATGTCCGAGTCACTGCGGAACGACGGCCGCTGCTGGGTGCCCAAGAAGAAGGAAGACCTGGCCAAGCATCCCAGCGAGATTCCGGAAGAGGACCGCGACTACTACCTGGAGCGCAAGTACCCCTCCTTCGGTAACCTGGCTCCCCGGGACATCGCCTCCCGCGCCGCCAAGGAGCAGTGCGACGACGGCCGCGGCGTCGGCCCCGGCGGTCGTGGTGTCTACCTTGATTTTGCCGCATCCATCAAGCGGGTCGGCGAGCACACCATCAAGGAGCGCTACGGCAACCTGTTCGAAATGTACGAGAAGATCACCGCCGAAGACGCCTACAAGCGTCCGATGCGGATGTACCCGGCTCCCCACTACTCCATGGGCGGTCTGTGGGTCGACTACAACCTGATGAGCAACATCCCCGGCCTGTTCGTGCTGGGCGAGGCCAACTTCTCGGTGCACGGCGCCAACCGTCTCGGCGCATCGGCCCTGATGCAGGGCCTGGCCGACGGCTACTTCGTCATCCCCTACACCATCGGCGGCTACTTGGCCTCCGTCAAGCCGGCCGGCACCTCCACCGACCATGCGGAATTCAAGAAGTCGGTGGAAGATGTCAAGGCAGAGCAGGACAAGCTGCTCTCCATCAACGGCAAAAAGACGGTTACCGAGTTCATGCGCGAGTTGGGCTCCCTCATGTGGGAAAACTGCGGCATGGCCCGCTCCAAAGAGTCTTTGGAGGAAAACCTCACGAAGATTCCGGCGCTGCGTGAAGAGTTCTGGCAGAACGTCAAGGTGACCGGCAGTGGTGCCGAGTTCAACCAGCAACTGGAGAACGCCGGCCGCACCGCCGACTTCCTGGAGTTCGGTGAACTGCTCTGCCGTGACGCCCTGCACCGCGAAGAGTCCTGCGGCGGTCACTTCCGCGTTGAACACCAGTATGACGATGGTGAAGCGATGCGCAACGACGCCGACTTCTGCTACGTCGGCGCTTGGGAGTACAAGGGCAAGGACAAGGAGCCCGAGCTGCACAAGGAGCCGCTGAAATTCGAGAACGTCCATCTCGCCGTAAGGAGCTACAAATAA
- the lsrF gene encoding 3-hydroxy-5-phosphonooxypentane-2,4-dione thiolase, producing MAEHDLSQKEKLYHLTIPQENSPFFLKGSNNYDWGMKNRLARIFNPDSGKTVMLAFDHGYFQGPTSGLERIDVTINPLAPHADALMCTRGVLRSLIDPATQKSVVMRASGGPSILKELSDERIAVDVEDALRMNVSAVAVQVFIGGEFETQSVTNMTTLVDRCNRYGIPVLGVTAVGAQLTRDARYIGLASRILAELGAAFIKTYYVPDFETVTASCPVPVVIAGGKKLDEAAALTMARNAIDAGAAGVDMGRNIFQSDAPLAMLTAVRKVVHENMSAEHAFELYRELKNR from the coding sequence ATGGCCGAGCACGATCTGAGCCAGAAAGAAAAACTGTACCATCTGACCATACCGCAGGAAAACAGCCCGTTCTTCCTGAAAGGCTCCAACAACTACGACTGGGGGATGAAAAACCGTTTGGCCCGTATCTTCAACCCCGATTCCGGAAAGACCGTGATGCTGGCCTTCGACCACGGCTATTTCCAGGGCCCCACCTCGGGATTGGAGCGGATCGACGTCACCATCAATCCCCTTGCCCCCCATGCCGACGCCCTGATGTGCACCCGCGGCGTCCTGCGCTCGCTCATCGACCCCGCCACCCAGAAGTCGGTGGTGATGCGGGCCAGCGGCGGCCCCAGCATTCTCAAGGAACTGTCCGACGAGCGGATCGCCGTGGATGTGGAGGATGCCCTGCGGATGAACGTCAGCGCCGTTGCCGTCCAGGTCTTCATCGGCGGCGAATTCGAGACCCAATCCGTCACCAACATGACCACCCTGGTGGACCGTTGCAACCGCTACGGCATCCCGGTGCTGGGGGTTACCGCCGTCGGGGCCCAACTGACCCGCGACGCCCGTTACATCGGCCTTGCCTCCCGGATTCTGGCCGAACTGGGGGCCGCCTTCATCAAGACCTACTACGTGCCCGACTTCGAAACCGTCACCGCCTCCTGTCCGGTGCCGGTGGTGATCGCCGGCGGCAAAAAACTGGACGAGGCCGCTGCGCTCACCATGGCGCGCAACGCCATCGACGCCGGGGCCGCCGGGGTGGACATGGGGCGCAACATCTTCCAGTCCGACGCGCCGCTGGCCATGCTGACCGCGGTTCGCAAGGTGGTCCATGAAAACATGTCGGCGGAGCACGCCTTTGAACTGTACCGGGAGCTGAAAAACCGATGA
- a CDS encoding alcohol dehydrogenase catalytic domain-containing protein, with product MKVGMYYRNSDVRTEEQEIPAVGDGDVLIKVMASGICGSDLMEWYRIKRAPLVLGHELAGEVVAVGSGVDTVQVGDRVFATHHVPCDECIYCLSGHETACVTFQEQNNFTPGGFSQYLRVSGRSVRTGLLKLPDTMSFETATFIEPLATVVRALRTMALSPGDSIMIYGAGLAGLLFVKLAKALGAGTVVVADINDYRCAMAKRAGADHAVNATADLPAFLQQTCGRLADRVVISTGALPAIQAALQSVDRGGTVLFFAVAQPGETVAVDFNPFWRNDISFKTCYGAAPRDNRQALELLKHGTVTVEDMITHRLGIDRIGEAFGIAADPTGTLKVIIEPHR from the coding sequence ATGAAAGTGGGCATGTACTACCGCAACAGCGATGTACGGACCGAAGAGCAGGAGATACCGGCGGTCGGCGACGGCGACGTACTGATCAAGGTGATGGCCTCCGGCATCTGCGGCAGCGACCTGATGGAGTGGTACCGGATCAAGCGGGCGCCGCTGGTGCTGGGGCACGAACTGGCCGGCGAGGTGGTGGCCGTGGGCTCCGGCGTTGACACCGTGCAGGTGGGGGACCGGGTCTTCGCCACCCACCACGTCCCCTGCGACGAGTGTATCTACTGCCTTTCCGGACATGAAACCGCCTGCGTCACTTTTCAGGAGCAGAACAACTTCACCCCCGGCGGCTTTTCCCAGTACCTGCGGGTCAGCGGCCGCAGCGTGCGGACCGGCCTGCTGAAACTTCCCGACACCATGTCGTTCGAAACCGCCACCTTCATCGAGCCGCTGGCCACCGTGGTCCGCGCCCTGCGCACCATGGCCCTCTCCCCCGGCGACAGCATCATGATCTACGGCGCCGGCCTGGCCGGTCTCCTCTTCGTCAAGCTGGCCAAGGCCCTGGGGGCTGGCACGGTGGTGGTGGCCGACATCAACGACTACCGCTGCGCCATGGCGAAACGGGCCGGGGCCGACCATGCCGTCAACGCCACAGCCGACCTGCCGGCCTTTCTGCAGCAGACCTGCGGCCGCCTGGCCGACCGGGTGGTGATCAGCACCGGCGCCCTCCCGGCCATCCAGGCGGCATTGCAATCGGTGGACCGGGGAGGCACGGTGCTCTTCTTCGCCGTGGCCCAGCCGGGTGAAACCGTTGCCGTGGACTTCAATCCCTTCTGGCGCAACGACATCAGCTTCAAAACCTGCTACGGCGCCGCCCCCCGGGACAACCGGCAAGCCTTGGAACTGCTGAAGCATGGTACCGTCACCGTGGAGGACATGATCACGCACCGCCTGGGGATCGACCGGATCGGCGAAGCCTTCGGCATTGCCGCCGACCCCACCGGAACGCTGAAGGTCATCATAGAACCCCATCGCTGA
- the yhbY gene encoding ribosome assembly RNA-binding protein YhbY: MLTGKQKRHLRSLGHGLKPVVLIGKKEIDDHLVAETVAALACHELIKVKVLENCGLDRHEASELLAEATSSEVAQVLGKTFLLYRPAEKPVIVLP, encoded by the coding sequence ATGCTGACGGGAAAACAGAAACGGCACCTGCGTTCACTGGGACACGGCCTGAAGCCGGTGGTGCTGATCGGGAAAAAGGAAATTGACGACCATCTGGTGGCGGAAACCGTGGCGGCGCTGGCCTGCCACGAGCTGATCAAGGTGAAGGTGCTGGAAAATTGTGGCCTCGACCGTCATGAGGCCAGCGAGCTGCTGGCAGAGGCAACCTCATCGGAGGTCGCCCAGGTACTGGGGAAAACCTTCCTGTTGTATCGGCCGGCGGAAAAGCCGGTGATCGTCCTGCCCTAG
- a CDS encoding NAD+ synthase, whose protein sequence is MAGLRINAPLVRSILVGFLRDEILKVGAKKAVLGLSGGIDSALVCHLAAEALGPENVHAICMPYKSSNPESEAHARLVAETSGVNFSVVPITPMVDAYFTLFPDADAMRRGNKMARERMTILFDHSALLGALVLGTSNKTELLLGYGTLYGDMASALNPIGDLYKTQVWQLSEEVGVPGPVIEKKPSADLWAGQTDEEELGFTYREVDELLYRMVDQRAPFEELAARGFSSEFVTTVYAKVQNSHFKRRLPVIAKVSNRTIDRDFRYSRDWGK, encoded by the coding sequence ATGGCCGGACTACGTATCAACGCGCCGCTGGTGCGGTCGATCCTGGTGGGGTTCCTGCGGGACGAGATCCTGAAGGTGGGGGCGAAAAAGGCGGTGCTGGGGCTGTCCGGCGGCATCGATTCCGCCCTGGTCTGCCATCTGGCGGCCGAGGCCCTGGGACCGGAGAACGTCCATGCCATCTGCATGCCCTACAAGAGCAGCAACCCGGAGAGCGAGGCCCATGCCCGGCTGGTGGCGGAGACGAGCGGGGTGAATTTCTCGGTGGTGCCGATCACGCCGATGGTGGATGCCTATTTTACGCTCTTTCCCGATGCCGATGCCATGCGGCGGGGGAACAAAATGGCCCGGGAGCGGATGACGATCCTGTTCGACCACTCCGCTCTGCTGGGAGCCCTGGTGCTGGGCACCAGCAACAAGACCGAGCTGCTGCTGGGGTACGGCACCCTCTACGGTGATATGGCCAGTGCCCTCAACCCGATCGGCGATCTGTACAAGACCCAGGTCTGGCAACTGTCCGAGGAAGTGGGGGTACCCGGGCCGGTGATCGAGAAAAAACCGTCCGCCGATCTCTGGGCCGGCCAGACCGACGAGGAGGAGCTGGGCTTCACCTACCGTGAGGTGGACGAACTGCTCTACCGGATGGTGGACCAGCGGGCCCCCTTTGAGGAGCTGGCCGCCCGCGGTTTTTCCTCGGAGTTTGTCACCACGGTGTACGCCAAGGTGCAGAACTCCCACTTCAAGCGCCGTCTGCCGGTGATCGCCAAGGTGTCCAACCGCACCATCGATCGTGACTTCCGGTATTCCCGCGACTGGGGGAAGTAG
- a CDS encoding diadenylate cyclase gives MPLNVFEAISPTISSLLGGARVDLVVGEEETRAADGRLLQSTVIEGRPYLFSAVREGLPFTKTEILFCRELLTAFSGLYSGFKMEGYAAHFRTALLASIMDITVARFLRGDRSKGFWPIQQLIQLLKNLSYQRYEGKPATTGFLVHRTTEPVLRKTLKDRRHILIPLQPHQSISPTFLDNPLTYRFIDGHNLFFVATIQMQVVGLLRTAGCVGQTDIERLTQRELFSLVRRLGAGAFAVTVNEASEIEVLISPAKLLVRRKGLWAIFDPDLIRSFLAGSIDADSIDDLLWTVYAVSKQRHGTVILIHAGTPRHLATLKKGSVGGDDPVGQLLTRQVRGQTIAQLKENGTLLRILSSDGMTVLDKQGKLLEAGFIIDTSHAREMVTGGGRTTAAIAASFFGKVIKVSQDGPIELYRDGELVYRFG, from the coding sequence ATGCCGCTGAATGTCTTCGAAGCTATCAGCCCCACCATCAGTTCGCTCCTGGGCGGCGCACGGGTGGACCTTGTCGTGGGGGAAGAGGAAACCCGTGCCGCCGACGGCAGGCTGCTGCAGTCGACGGTTATTGAGGGACGTCCCTATCTCTTCAGTGCCGTCCGCGAGGGATTGCCCTTCACCAAGACCGAAATCCTGTTCTGCCGCGAACTGCTTACCGCTTTTTCGGGCCTGTACAGCGGTTTCAAGATGGAGGGGTACGCCGCCCATTTCCGTACCGCACTCCTGGCCTCCATCATGGATATTACGGTGGCCCGTTTCCTGCGGGGGGATCGCAGCAAGGGGTTCTGGCCGATCCAGCAACTGATCCAGCTTCTGAAGAATCTTTCCTACCAGCGCTACGAAGGGAAGCCGGCCACCACCGGCTTCCTGGTGCACCGGACCACGGAACCGGTGCTGCGTAAAACCCTGAAGGATCGTCGCCATATTCTGATCCCGTTACAGCCGCACCAAAGCATCTCTCCCACCTTTCTGGACAACCCCCTGACCTACCGTTTCATCGACGGTCACAACCTGTTCTTCGTCGCCACTATCCAGATGCAGGTGGTGGGGCTCCTGCGCACCGCCGGCTGCGTCGGGCAGACCGACATCGAGCGGCTGACCCAGCGGGAGCTGTTCTCGCTGGTGCGGCGGCTGGGGGCGGGGGCCTTTGCCGTCACGGTGAACGAAGCATCGGAGATCGAGGTATTGATCAGCCCGGCCAAGCTGCTGGTGCGGCGCAAGGGACTCTGGGCCATCTTCGATCCCGACCTGATCCGTTCCTTCCTTGCCGGCAGTATCGACGCCGACTCCATCGACGACCTGCTCTGGACGGTCTACGCGGTCTCCAAGCAGCGGCACGGTACGGTCATTCTGATCCATGCCGGCACCCCCCGCCACCTGGCGACGTTGAAGAAAGGGTCCGTGGGGGGTGACGATCCGGTCGGGCAACTGCTGACCCGCCAGGTGCGGGGGCAGACCATCGCCCAGTTGAAGGAAAACGGCACCCTGTTGCGGATTCTGTCTTCCGACGGCATGACCGTGCTGGACAAGCAGGGAAAGCTGCTGGAAGCCGGCTTCATCATCGACACCTCCCATGCCCGGGAGATGGTCACCGGCGGCGGGCGGACCACCGCCGCCATTGCCGCTTCCTTCTTCGGCAAGGTGATCAAAGTGTCCCAGGACGGGCCGATCGAGCTGTATCGGGATGGGGAGTTGGTCTACCGCTTCGGCTGA
- a CDS encoding succinate dehydrogenase/fumarate reductase iron-sulfur subunit, giving the protein MSDHKTMTINLVVWRQKNANDPGKFENYTVKGITDHHSFLEMLDVLNEDLIKTGKDPVAFDHDCREGICGMCSQVINGMPHGGQERTTVCQLHMRNFHDGDTIYIEPWRATAFPIVRDLVVDRTALDTIIQAGGYVSCHTGGVADGNTILIPKPIADEAMDAAECIGCGACVAGCPNSAAMLFTGAKVSQLALLPQGKAEAKARVKNMVAAMKECGFGNCTNHYECQASCPKGINVKFIARMNREFLKAQF; this is encoded by the coding sequence ATGAGCGATCACAAGACCATGACAATCAACCTCGTCGTGTGGCGCCAGAAAAACGCCAACGATCCGGGCAAGTTTGAAAACTACACGGTCAAGGGGATTACCGACCACCATTCCTTCCTGGAGATGCTGGACGTCTTGAACGAAGACCTGATCAAGACCGGCAAGGACCCGGTGGCCTTTGACCATGACTGCCGCGAGGGGATCTGCGGCATGTGCTCCCAGGTGATCAACGGCATGCCCCACGGCGGCCAGGAGCGCACCACGGTCTGCCAGTTGCACATGCGGAATTTTCACGACGGCGACACCATCTACATCGAGCCGTGGCGCGCCACCGCCTTCCCGATCGTGCGGGACCTGGTGGTCGACCGCACTGCCCTGGATACCATTATTCAGGCCGGCGGCTATGTTTCCTGCCACACCGGCGGGGTTGCTGACGGCAACACCATCCTGATCCCCAAGCCGATCGCCGACGAGGCGATGGATGCCGCCGAGTGCATCGGCTGCGGTGCCTGCGTGGCCGGTTGCCCCAACAGTGCCGCCATGCTGTTCACCGGCGCCAAGGTGTCCCAGCTGGCGCTCTTGCCCCAGGGCAAGGCCGAAGCCAAGGCCCGGGTCAAGAACATGGTTGCCGCCATGAAGGAGTGTGGGTTCGGCAACTGCACCAACCACTACGAGTGCCAGGCATCCTGCCCCAAGGGGATCAACGTCAAGTTCATCGCACGGATGAACCGGGAATTCCTCAAGGCCCAGTTCTAG
- a CDS encoding nitrilase-related carbon-nitrogen hydrolase, protein MGDVTAVLAQIQPKLGRVGDNLALVEDTIRQARTTGAELVVFPELALTGYFLKDLVPEVALALDSPELTRLKSLSKEIAVAVGFVEVTPDYQFYNSAAWFEDGELKHLHRKVYLPTYGLFDEQRYLGRGDRFRAFDTRFGRVGLLICEDMWHLSAPYLLAMDGATTLVCLSSSPARGVEEGDELGSAAAWRTLTASVARFLTCRVLYANRVGYEDGVAFWGGSHGITPSGVVVAEAPAFHASLTPVLLPDADLRRERIASPLLRDENLCVTLRELSRIDRERSR, encoded by the coding sequence ATGGGTGACGTTACCGCCGTGCTGGCCCAGATACAGCCGAAACTCGGCCGTGTCGGCGACAACCTGGCGCTGGTTGAGGATACGATCCGGCAGGCCCGGACAACGGGCGCCGAGCTGGTAGTCTTTCCGGAGCTGGCGCTCACCGGCTACTTTCTCAAGGACTTGGTGCCCGAGGTGGCGCTTGCTCTCGACAGCCCGGAACTGACCCGTTTGAAAAGCCTGTCAAAAGAGATCGCCGTGGCGGTCGGCTTCGTGGAGGTGACGCCGGACTACCAGTTCTACAACAGTGCCGCCTGGTTCGAGGACGGCGAACTGAAACACCTGCACCGCAAGGTCTATCTCCCCACCTACGGCCTTTTCGACGAACAACGCTATCTGGGGCGGGGCGACCGTTTCCGCGCCTTCGACACCAGGTTCGGCCGGGTGGGGCTTTTGATCTGCGAGGATATGTGGCACCTCTCCGCCCCCTACCTGCTGGCCATGGACGGCGCCACCACCCTGGTCTGTCTTTCCAGCAGTCCCGCCCGCGGCGTCGAGGAAGGGGACGAGCTGGGCTCTGCCGCCGCCTGGCGCACCCTGACCGCTTCCGTGGCCCGTTTCCTGACCTGTCGGGTGCTCTACGCCAACCGGGTGGGATACGAGGATGGCGTGGCCTTTTGGGGAGGTTCCCACGGCATTACTCCCTCCGGGGTGGTGGTGGCCGAGGCTCCGGCCTTTCATGCCTCGCTGACACCGGTGCTGTTGCCGGACGCCGACCTGCGGCGGGAGCGGATCGCTTCGCCGCTTTTGCGGGATGAAAATCTCTGCGTGACCCTGCGGGAGCTTTCCCGCATCGACCGGGAAAGGAGCCGCTGA
- the tgt gene encoding tRNA guanosine(34) transglycosylase Tgt yields the protein MKFTLLKKDRDCAARLGLLETGHGQIQTPIFMPVATHGAMKPLTPAQIQETGAQIILSNTYHLHLQPGEGLVKKAGGLHRFMAWDKPILTDSGGFQVFSLPKKRITDDGVFFRHENTGEEIYLDPARAIAIQQELGSDIMMAFDECIPYPCEKAYAEQSTRKTIRWLKECKKAWSSSNQALFGIVQGSVFEELRVMCAREMTKLDLPGYAIGGVSVGEGLELLKKVVGWTAPHLPEDKPRYLMGVGLPEDILESVERGMDMFDCVIPTRYARSATLFTRRGRIRVSNKNYRRDFYPVDPSCGCYTCRNFSRAYLHHLFAANEVLSAVLSAIHNVQFYLTMMAEVRQAIADNRFMAFKQAFLADYLGSAPAEPSRKRSQPKR from the coding sequence ATGAAATTCACACTGCTCAAAAAGGACCGCGACTGCGCAGCCCGCCTGGGGCTGCTGGAAACCGGCCACGGTCAGATTCAAACCCCCATCTTCATGCCGGTGGCCACTCACGGCGCCATGAAACCGCTCACGCCGGCCCAGATCCAGGAAACCGGCGCCCAGATCATCCTCTCCAACACCTATCACCTGCACCTGCAACCAGGGGAGGGGCTGGTGAAAAAGGCCGGCGGCCTGCACCGCTTCATGGCATGGGACAAGCCGATCCTGACCGACTCCGGCGGCTTTCAGGTCTTCTCCCTGCCCAAAAAGCGGATCACCGACGACGGCGTCTTCTTCCGGCACGAAAACACCGGGGAAGAAATTTACCTGGACCCGGCCCGGGCCATCGCCATCCAGCAGGAACTGGGTTCGGACATCATGATGGCCTTTGACGAGTGCATCCCCTACCCCTGCGAGAAGGCCTATGCGGAGCAGTCCACCCGCAAGACCATTCGCTGGCTCAAGGAGTGCAAGAAAGCCTGGAGCAGCAGCAACCAGGCGCTGTTCGGCATCGTGCAGGGGAGCGTGTTCGAGGAGTTGCGCGTCATGTGCGCCCGGGAGATGACCAAGCTGGATCTGCCGGGCTACGCCATCGGCGGGGTCAGCGTGGGGGAAGGGCTGGAGCTGCTGAAAAAGGTGGTGGGCTGGACCGCTCCCCATCTGCCGGAGGACAAACCCCGCTACCTGATGGGGGTCGGCCTGCCGGAGGACATTCTGGAGAGCGTCGAACGGGGGATGGATATGTTCGACTGCGTGATCCCCACCCGTTACGCCCGCAGCGCCACCCTGTTCACCCGGCGGGGGCGGATCAGGGTTTCCAACAAGAACTACCGGCGGGATTTCTACCCGGTGGACCCCTCCTGCGGCTGCTACACCTGCCGCAACTTCAGCCGGGCCTACCTGCACCACCTTTTTGCCGCCAATGAGGTACTCTCGGCGGTGCTGTCGGCCATTCACAACGTGCAGTTCTACCTGACCATGATGGCGGAGGTGCGTCAGGCCATCGCCGACAACCGCTTCATGGCCTTTAAACAGGCATTCCTTGCCGATTACCTGGGCAGCGCCCCGGCGGAGCCGTCCCGAAAGCGGAGTCAGCCGAAGCGGTAG